The genomic segment ATTGACGGTATATTTAGGTGGAGCGGAGAGACCTTTTTATGGATATAACTATTTAATCCTTGACAGTTCTGAATGGGAATTTGAAATGAGTGAGATGGGAGACTATGACTATTTTCATGAATATTGGAAAAAATAACTACAGCCAACACGCAATAAAAAACATAGGGCGGATAGTGCTAAATTTGAATGACATAACATTAAAAAAGCAGCTTGGTAACTTGAAAGGTAGATGCTTCGAAATACCCTACGTTTCTTATTGCCATCCGTTACCCAACATAAAAAAAATTGCTTAAATAAATAGAGTAATCACAATTTAAAGGAGAAATAAAATGAAAAAATATGATGTAATAATCATTGGAGCAGGTCCTGCCGGTATCGTAACAGGAATAATTGCAAAAAAACAGTTTCCCGACAAATCAATATTAATGATTCAGGAAAATGAAAAAGGTTTGGTTCCGTGTGGCATTCCTTATGTTTTTCACGACCTGGATTCAGTAAGCCAAAATGCCATGGGTCCCAAAGGATTTATTGACTTGGGCGGTGAAGTTATGACGGACCTTGTGATTGATGTTGATGTTAAACAGAAAAAACTTGGAACACAGTCGGGCGATACGGTTATGTTCGATAAACTTGTATTTGCAACAGGTTCTAAGGATGTAATTGCTGATTTTATTCCGGGCTTTGATTTAAAAAATGTGTTTTATATCAAAAAGGATTTTGAATATATTGAGAATTTAATTAACACGCTTAAAGACAAAAAAAACATTGTTGTTGTCGGTGGTGGTTTTATAGGTGCAGAAGTTGCGGAGCAATTAGCAAAAAATACAGATAAAAAAGTCAGTTTAATTGAAATTGAAAAATTTTGTTTCTCAAAAGCTCTTTCGTATGATTTAAGTATAATAGCAACAGAACAACTCAAAAAAGCAAACGTGAATGTTTATACTTCCACTTTGGTTGAAAAAGTTATTGGGAAAGATGGCTGTGTTACGGCTGTTCAATTAAATAATAACAAGGAAATTAAAACAGATGTTGTAATCTTTTCTGTGGGCTATAAACCCAATACCGAACTTGCTAAAAATGCGGGATTGCAGTTAAACAAAATGGGCGCTATACATGTTGATAACTATGGGCGTTCAGTAGAAAAAGATATTTACGCTGTAGGAGATTGCTCACAAACAATAGGCTTTTTAACCGGAAGGAGTGATAATATTATGTTAGCTTCTACTGCTACTGCCGAAGCACGAGTATTAGGTTATAATCTTTAC from the Bacteroidales bacterium genome contains:
- a CDS encoding FAD-dependent oxidoreductase, which produces MKKYDVIIIGAGPAGIVTGIIAKKQFPDKSILMIQENEKGLVPCGIPYVFHDLDSVSQNAMGPKGFIDLGGEVMTDLVIDVDVKQKKLGTQSGDTVMFDKLVFATGSKDVIADFIPGFDLKNVFYIKKDFEYIENLINTLKDKKNIVVVGGGFIGAEVAEQLAKNTDKKVSLIEIEKFCFSKALSYDLSIIATEQLKKANVNVYTSTLVEKVIGKDGCVTAVQLNNNKEIKTDVVIFSVGYKPNTELAKNAGLQLNKMGAIHVDNYGRSVEKDIYAVGDCSQTIGFLTGRSDNIMLASTATAEARVLGYNLYGVTIKNSFMGTIGIFSTEINGLSMASVGLNEKSAITSNIQFITAQFSAPDRHPGAIKDSSLLTAKLYVSPSDGSILGAEIWGGKSSGEIINTLGLAIQNELTVYELISLQIGTHPLLTSAPTMPVFIKAAEIAISKIQSLNK